TATGATAATCGTCTTAAAGGCAGGGAAAATTCACTCGTGGTGCTGTTTCAACAGCTGATCAAAGGAGAGATAGAATCGAGGGCAAAATTTTCATTCTAGTCGATTCGGTGTTCGCGGAGGAACGATGGCTGGATTCGTGTTGAGGGTCAAAACAAAATCAGGTCAGAAGGTTGTGAATGGATTAATCCCACAGGATAAGGTGTCCGAATTGAAATCGAAACTCGCCGAGATTACGGGTATACCAGTTAAGGCACTCCACGTTCTCGGCGGGTTTCCACCGAAGGCGATTAATCTAAACGATGAGACGGCAACGATCGAGAAAAGCGGCATCGTTTCTGGGGATACGTTAATTGTAGAAGAAAAACCGCCTCAATATAATGGGGAACGAAATCCCGATGAAATCGGTCGATCTCACATCGTAAACAGTGAAAAGTTTGTCGATACCCCTGGTGTATTAATGAAGAAAGTTGTACCTGCCGATAACTCCTGCTTGTTTACCAGTGTTGGCTATGTTCTTAATGGTACATATCATTGCACTAACCGTATTATTTATAGgtggtataataatatattttccacccattgtatttttaaataagcATTTTATACACCTTTTAATCTTGTAGTATAATTCCAGGTAAGGTTGACCCCAGTTGTGCTAGTTTTATGAGGGAAATCATAGCGAACGCTGTAGCAGCGGACCCAGAAGAATATTCTGAAGCCTTCCTTGGCAGACCAAACCATGAATATTGTGAATGGATTTTGAAACCTACCTCTTGGGGAGGAGCCATAGAATTGTCAATATTGTCACACTTCTATGGACTAGAGATAGCAGTAATTGATAGTATTAATGCGATTATTAATCGTTTCGGGGAAGATCAACATCATGCTCAAAGagtgtttttaatatttgatgggATCCATTATGATCCTTTGTATTTAGAACCACTTGATGTAGGTATAATTTTTCATAGGTAATAGATAATTTGTTCATTTGGTTTTTTGATCattcgttatattttattacagggTGGTAGCATACAGACAGTCTTTCCCGTGGAAGATGAAAACATGTTATTGGAGGCTGCAGAGTTAGCAAGAGAAGCAAAGTCTAGTCGTCAATTCATTGATGTTGAAAAATTTACCCTAATGTGCATTGATTGCAAAACTAAATTGAGTGGACAAACAGCTGCTCAGCAACATGCAAAAGAAACTGGTCATATGAATTTTAGAGAAGTAGTGGTGTAGCAAAATAAATCTGTCCTTTGCCAATTATCAATTACTTTTGATCAGAGTACTGTTTGAGAATCCTATTAAATTCAAGTCTCAAGCAGAATTTTCTACTTAAGTGAGGCTTGCAAGAAAACTAGCTATTTGATATGGATAATTTTATTGTTGACAGAAAATATGCAG
This is a stretch of genomic DNA from Nomia melanderi isolate GNS246 chromosome 1, iyNomMela1, whole genome shotgun sequence. It encodes these proteins:
- the Yod1 gene encoding yod1 deubiquitinase, giving the protein MAGFVLRVKTKSGQKVVNGLIPQDKVSELKSKLAEITGIPVKALHVLGGFPPKAINLNDETATIEKSGIVSGDTLIVEEKPPQYNGERNPDEIGRSHIVNSEKFVDTPGVLMKKVVPADNSCLFTSVGYVLNGKVDPSCASFMREIIANAVAADPEEYSEAFLGRPNHEYCEWILKPTSWGGAIELSILSHFYGLEIAVIDSINAIINRFGEDQHHAQRVFLIFDGIHYDPLYLEPLDGGSIQTVFPVEDENMLLEAAELAREAKSSRQFIDVEKFTLMCIDCKTKLSGQTAAQQHAKETGHMNFREVVV